Proteins encoded by one window of Serratia nevei:
- the gyrA gene encoding DNA topoisomerase (ATP-hydrolyzing) subunit A, with product MSDLAREITPVNIEDELKNSYLDYAMSVIVGRALPDVRDGLKPVHRRVLYAMSVLGNDWNKPYKKSARVVGDVIGKYHPHGDSAVYDTIVRMAQPFSLRYMLVDGQGNFGSVDGDSAAAMRYTEVRMSKIAHELLADLEKETVDFVPNYDGTEQIPAVMPTKIPNLLVNGSSGIAVGMATNIPPHNLAEVVNGCLAYIDDENISIEGLMEHIPGPDFPTAAIINGRRGIEEAYRTGRGKVYLRARAEVEADAKTGRETIIVHEIPYQVNKARLIEKIAELVKEKRVEGISALRDESDKDGMRIVIEVKRDAVGEVVLNNLYALTQLQVTFGINMVALHQGQPKLLNLKDILEAFVRHRREVVTRRTIFELRKARDRAHILEALAIALANIDPIIELIRRAPTPAEAKVALVAQPWDLGNVSAMLERAGDDAARPEWLEPEFGIRDGKYYLTEQQAQAILDLRLQKLTGLEHEKLLDEYKELLNFIAELIFILESPERLMEVIREELVAVKELYNDGRRTEITANTSDINIEDLINQEDVVVTLSHQGYVKYQPLSDYEAQRRGGKGKSAARIKEEDFIDRLLVANTHDTILCFSSRGRLYWMKVYQLPEASRGARGRPIVNLLPLEADERITAILPVREYEEGRHVFMATASGTVKKTALTEFSRPRSAGIIAVNLNEGDELIGVDLTDGSNEVMLFSANGKVVRFPETQVRSMGRTATGVRGINLGEGDSVISLIVPRGEGDILTVTQNGFGKRTAVTEYPTKSRATQGVISIKVSERNGQVVGAVQVETSDQIMMITDAGTLVRTRVSEVSVVGRNTQGVTLIRTAEDENVVGLQRVAEPVEDEELDSLEPGAEAVEEDTTPLDDGDDAAEPMDDDNV from the coding sequence ATGAGCGACCTTGCCAGAGAAATCACACCGGTAAACATCGAAGACGAGTTGAAAAACTCGTATCTGGACTATGCGATGTCCGTTATTGTCGGACGTGCGCTGCCAGATGTTCGTGATGGACTGAAGCCGGTTCACCGCCGCGTTCTGTACGCGATGAGCGTACTGGGTAACGACTGGAATAAACCATACAAGAAATCGGCCCGTGTCGTCGGGGACGTGATCGGTAAATATCACCCACACGGTGACAGCGCGGTTTACGACACTATCGTGCGTATGGCCCAGCCGTTTTCACTGCGCTACATGCTGGTGGACGGCCAGGGTAACTTCGGTTCCGTCGACGGCGACTCCGCCGCGGCGATGCGTTATACCGAAGTGCGCATGTCCAAGATTGCTCACGAACTGTTGGCGGACCTGGAAAAAGAAACCGTCGACTTCGTGCCTAACTATGATGGCACCGAGCAGATCCCGGCCGTCATGCCAACCAAGATCCCGAACCTGCTGGTCAACGGCTCGTCGGGCATCGCCGTGGGCATGGCCACCAATATTCCACCGCACAACCTGGCGGAAGTCGTCAACGGCTGCCTGGCCTATATCGACGATGAAAACATCAGCATCGAAGGGCTGATGGAACACATCCCGGGGCCGGACTTCCCGACGGCGGCGATCATCAATGGCCGCCGCGGCATTGAAGAGGCCTACCGCACCGGGCGCGGCAAAGTCTACCTGCGCGCGCGCGCGGAAGTGGAAGCCGACGCCAAGACTGGGCGCGAAACCATCATCGTTCACGAGATCCCGTATCAGGTGAACAAGGCGCGTCTGATCGAGAAGATCGCCGAGCTGGTAAAAGAAAAACGCGTGGAAGGCATCAGCGCGCTGCGCGACGAGTCCGATAAAGACGGCATGCGCATCGTGATCGAAGTCAAACGCGACGCGGTCGGCGAAGTGGTGCTGAACAACCTGTATGCGCTGACGCAACTGCAGGTCACCTTCGGCATCAACATGGTTGCGCTGCATCAGGGCCAGCCTAAGTTGCTGAACCTGAAAGACATCCTCGAAGCCTTCGTGCGTCACCGCCGCGAAGTGGTTACCCGCCGCACCATCTTCGAACTGCGCAAGGCCCGCGACCGCGCCCATATCCTGGAAGCGCTGGCCATCGCGCTGGCCAACATCGATCCGATCATCGAGCTGATTCGCCGTGCGCCGACCCCGGCCGAAGCGAAAGTTGCGCTGGTGGCGCAACCGTGGGATCTGGGCAACGTCAGCGCCATGCTGGAGCGCGCCGGTGACGACGCCGCCCGCCCTGAGTGGCTGGAGCCGGAGTTCGGCATCCGCGACGGAAAATACTACCTGACCGAGCAGCAGGCTCAGGCGATTCTGGATCTGCGCCTGCAGAAACTGACCGGCCTGGAGCACGAGAAGCTGCTGGACGAATATAAAGAACTGCTCAACTTTATCGCCGAGCTGATCTTTATTCTGGAAAGCCCAGAGCGCCTGATGGAAGTGATCCGCGAAGAGCTGGTGGCGGTCAAAGAGCTGTACAACGACGGCCGCCGCACCGAGATCACCGCCAATACTTCCGACATCAACATCGAAGACCTGATCAACCAGGAAGACGTGGTGGTGACCCTGTCTCATCAGGGCTACGTGAAGTATCAGCCGCTGTCCGACTATGAAGCTCAACGCCGCGGCGGCAAAGGCAAATCTGCGGCGCGTATTAAAGAAGAAGACTTTATCGATCGCCTGCTGGTGGCCAACACCCACGATACGATCCTGTGCTTCTCCAGCCGTGGCCGCCTGTACTGGATGAAGGTGTACCAACTGCCTGAAGCCAGCCGTGGCGCGCGCGGTCGCCCAATCGTCAACCTGCTGCCGCTGGAGGCCGATGAGCGTATCACCGCTATCCTGCCGGTACGCGAGTATGAAGAAGGGCGCCACGTGTTCATGGCCACCGCCAGCGGTACCGTGAAGAAAACTGCGCTGACCGAGTTCAGCCGCCCACGCAGCGCCGGTATCATCGCCGTCAACCTCAACGAGGGCGACGAACTGATCGGTGTCGATCTGACCGACGGCAGCAACGAAGTGATGTTGTTCTCCGCCAACGGTAAAGTGGTACGCTTCCCGGAAACGCAGGTGCGTTCGATGGGCCGCACCGCAACCGGCGTGCGCGGCATCAACCTCGGCGAAGGCGACAGCGTGATCTCCCTGATCGTGCCGCGCGGCGAAGGCGACATCCTGACCGTGACGCAAAACGGCTTCGGTAAACGCACCGCCGTGACCGAATATCCGACCAAGTCACGCGCCACCCAGGGGGTTATCTCCATCAAGGTGAGCGAGCGTAACGGCCAGGTGGTCGGCGCCGTACAGGTGGAAACCAGCGACCAGATCATGATGATCACCGATGCCGGCACGCTGGTGCGTACCCGCGTTTCGGAAGTCAGCGTGGTGGGCCGTAACACCCAGGGCGTGACGCTGATTCGCACGGCGGAAGACGAAAACGTCGTCGGCCTGCAGCGCGTGGCCGAGCCGGTGGAAGACGAAGAGCTGGACAGCCTGGAACCGGGCGCGGAAGCGGTGGAAGAAGACACCACGCCGCTGGACGATGGCGACGACGCGGCTGAGCCGATGGACGACGACAACGTTTAA
- the ubiG gene encoding bifunctional 2-polyprenyl-6-hydroxyphenol methylase/3-demethylubiquinol 3-O-methyltransferase UbiG: protein MNAESSSRVQNVDHQEIAKFEAVASRWWDLEGEFKPLHRINPLRLNYIMQRADGIFDKQVLDVGCGGGILAESMAREGAKVTGLDMGAEPLQVARLHALESGMNVTYVQETVESHAQANPQRYDVVTCMEMLEHVPDPASVVRACAQLVKPGGHVFFSTINRNTKAWLMAVIGAEYVLKMVPQGTHDHKKFIRPSELIGWVDGTPLREKHMIGLHYNPITDHFKLGRNVDVNYMVHTQHEG, encoded by the coding sequence ATGAACGCAGAATCATCCAGCCGAGTGCAAAACGTTGACCACCAGGAAATCGCCAAGTTCGAGGCCGTCGCCTCCCGCTGGTGGGATCTGGAAGGCGAGTTCAAACCGCTGCACCGCATCAACCCGCTGCGCCTGAACTACATCATGCAGCGCGCCGACGGCATTTTTGACAAGCAGGTGCTCGATGTGGGCTGCGGCGGCGGCATTCTGGCGGAAAGCATGGCGCGCGAAGGCGCCAAGGTCACCGGCTTGGACATGGGCGCGGAGCCGCTGCAGGTCGCGCGGCTGCACGCGCTGGAAAGCGGCATGAACGTCACTTACGTGCAGGAGACGGTGGAAAGCCACGCTCAGGCCAACCCGCAACGCTATGACGTCGTCACCTGCATGGAGATGCTGGAGCACGTGCCGGATCCGGCCTCGGTGGTGCGCGCCTGCGCCCAGTTGGTGAAACCGGGCGGCCATGTGTTCTTCTCCACCATCAACCGCAACACCAAAGCCTGGCTGATGGCGGTGATCGGCGCGGAGTACGTGCTGAAGATGGTGCCGCAGGGCACCCACGATCATAAGAAGTTCATTCGCCCTTCCGAACTGATCGGCTGGGTCGACGGCACGCCGCTGCGCGAAAAGCACATGATCGGCCTGCATTACAACCCGATCACCGATCATTTCAAGCTTGGACGCAACGTTGACGTGAACTACATGGTGCACACCCAGCACGAAGGCTAA
- the nrdA gene encoding class 1a ribonucleoside-diphosphate reductase subunit alpha → MNQSLLVTKRDGRKERINLDKIHRVIDWAAEGLHNVSVSQVELRSHIQFYDGIKTADIHETIIKAAADLISRDAPDYQYLAARLAIFHLRKKAYGQFEPPKLHAHVTRMVEMGKYDKHLLEDYSAEEFEQMDSFIDHWRDMNFSYAAVKQLEGKYLVQNRVSGEIYESAQFLYMLVSACLFSNYPRETRLDYVKRFYDAISTFKISLPTPIMSGVRTPTRQFSSCVLIECGDSLDSINATSSAIVKYVSQRAGIGINAGRIRALGSPIRGGEAFHTGCIPFYKHFQTAVKSCSQGGVRGGAATLFYPMWHLEVESLLVLKNNRGVEGNRVRHMDYGVQLNRLMYQRLIKGEDITLFSPSDVPGLYDAFFADQDEFERLYTQYEKDDSIRQKRVKAVELFSLMMQERASTGRIYIQNVDHCNTHSPFDPQIAPVRQSNLCLEIALPTKPLEDVNDENGEIALCTLSAFNLGAIDSLDDLEELATLAVRSLDALLDYQDYPIKAAHRGAMGRRTLGIGVINFAYYLAKNGVRYSDGSANNLTHKTFEAIQYYLLKASNRLAQEQGACPWFKETTYSQGILPIDTYKKDLDAVCNEPLHYDWETLRKEIQETGLRNSTLSALMPSETSSQISNATNGIEPPRGHISIKASKDGILRQVVPEYERLKDNYELLWEMPSNDGYLQLVGLMQKFIDQSISANTNYDPTRFPGGKVPMKQLLKDLLTTYKFGVKTLYYQNTRDGAEDAQEDLQPAKAGDDDCESGACKI, encoded by the coding sequence ATGAACCAAAGTCTGCTTGTAACTAAACGCGATGGCCGTAAAGAGCGCATCAATCTCGACAAAATCCACCGGGTCATCGATTGGGCCGCAGAGGGATTACACAACGTCTCGGTTTCTCAAGTAGAGTTGCGTTCACACATTCAGTTTTATGACGGCATCAAAACCGCCGACATTCATGAAACCATCATCAAAGCCGCAGCCGATCTGATCTCCCGCGATGCGCCGGACTATCAGTACCTGGCCGCTCGCCTGGCGATCTTCCACCTGCGCAAAAAGGCTTATGGCCAGTTCGAGCCGCCGAAGCTGCACGCCCACGTCACTCGCATGGTCGAGATGGGCAAATACGATAAGCATCTGCTGGAAGACTACAGCGCTGAAGAGTTCGAGCAGATGGATTCCTTTATCGATCACTGGCGCGACATGAACTTCTCCTATGCCGCCGTCAAGCAGCTGGAAGGCAAGTATCTGGTGCAGAACCGCGTCAGCGGCGAGATCTACGAAAGCGCCCAGTTCCTGTATATGCTGGTGTCCGCTTGCCTGTTCTCCAACTACCCGCGTGAAACTCGTCTGGATTACGTCAAACGTTTCTACGACGCGATTTCCACCTTCAAGATTTCGCTGCCTACGCCGATCATGTCCGGCGTGCGCACCCCAACCCGCCAGTTCAGCTCCTGCGTACTGATCGAGTGCGGCGACAGCCTGGACTCCATCAACGCCACCTCCAGCGCCATTGTGAAATACGTTTCGCAGCGCGCCGGCATCGGCATCAACGCCGGCCGCATCCGCGCGCTGGGCAGCCCAATCCGTGGCGGTGAAGCCTTCCATACCGGCTGTATTCCGTTCTACAAACACTTCCAGACCGCCGTTAAATCCTGCTCGCAGGGCGGCGTGCGCGGTGGCGCGGCAACGCTGTTCTACCCGATGTGGCACCTGGAAGTGGAAAGCCTGCTGGTGTTGAAAAACAACCGCGGCGTTGAAGGCAACCGCGTGCGTCACATGGACTACGGCGTGCAACTGAACCGCCTGATGTACCAGCGTCTGATCAAGGGCGAAGACATCACCCTGTTCAGCCCGTCCGACGTGCCGGGGCTGTATGACGCGTTCTTCGCCGATCAGGACGAATTCGAACGCCTGTATACCCAGTACGAGAAAGACGACAGCATTCGCCAGAAGCGCGTGAAAGCGGTTGAGCTGTTCTCGCTGATGATGCAAGAGCGCGCCTCTACCGGCCGCATCTACATCCAGAACGTCGACCACTGCAACACCCACAGCCCGTTCGATCCGCAGATCGCGCCGGTGCGTCAGTCCAACCTGTGCCTGGAAATCGCCCTGCCGACCAAGCCGCTGGAAGACGTCAACGACGAAAACGGCGAGATTGCGCTGTGCACCCTGTCCGCCTTCAACCTGGGCGCGATCGACAGCCTGGACGACCTGGAAGAATTGGCAACCCTGGCGGTGCGCTCGCTCGACGCCCTGCTGGATTATCAGGATTATCCGATCAAGGCCGCACACCGTGGCGCGATGGGCCGCCGCACCTTGGGCATCGGCGTCATCAACTTCGCCTATTACCTGGCGAAGAACGGCGTGCGCTACTCCGACGGCAGCGCCAACAACCTGACGCACAAAACGTTCGAAGCCATTCAGTACTATCTGCTGAAAGCCTCCAACCGTCTGGCTCAGGAACAAGGCGCTTGCCCGTGGTTCAAAGAGACCACTTATTCGCAGGGTATCCTGCCGATCGACACTTACAAGAAAGACCTGGATGCTGTCTGCAACGAGCCGCTGCACTACGACTGGGAAACCCTGCGTAAAGAGATCCAGGAAACCGGCCTGCGCAACTCGACCCTGTCTGCGCTGATGCCGTCGGAAACCTCTTCGCAGATTTCCAACGCCACCAACGGCATCGAGCCGCCGCGCGGCCACATCAGCATCAAGGCGTCGAAAGACGGCATCCTGCGCCAGGTGGTGCCGGAGTATGAGCGTCTGAAAGACAACTACGAGCTGCTGTGGGAAATGCCAAGCAACGACGGCTATCTGCAGCTGGTGGGGCTGATGCAGAAATTCATCGACCAGTCGATTTCGGCCAACACCAACTACGATCCGACCCGCTTCCCGGGCGGCAAGGTGCCGATGAAGCAGCTGTTGAAAGACCTGCTCACCACCTACAAGTTCGGCGTGAAAACGCTGTACTACCAAAACACCCGCGACGGTGCGGAAGACGCCCAGGAAGATTTGCAGCCTGCCAAGGCCGGCGATGACGACTGCGAAAGCGGCGCCTGCAAGATCTAA
- a CDS encoding Hok/Gef family protein, which translates to MRLKHVFHSLTVVCITVLLFIWMIRDSLCELKIYQENITILIRLACEVKR; encoded by the coding sequence ATGCGTTTAAAGCATGTGTTTCACTCGCTAACCGTTGTATGTATTACGGTTTTGTTATTTATCTGGATGATAAGAGACTCGCTGTGCGAGCTGAAAATCTACCAGGAAAATATCACTATCCTGATCAGGTTGGCGTGTGAGGTGAAGCGGTAA
- the rcsC gene encoding two-component system sensor histidine kinase RcsC produces the protein MKYLASFRTTLKISRYLFRVLAILLWSLGALLTTFYILNILHQKESDIRQDYNLNFDQAQGYIRHSADIIRDIKYMAENRLNGSVSSLDMFSGVFPGKGSPPQFFPLYPESNCTLSTTYRSSLDSLSGLIQYWKENFVAAYDLNRVFFIGGDSLCMAEFGGGNASANRENVLKSLHERILKYRNAKNLDKDNNLYWISPSAQRPDVGYLYVLTPIYIGNKLEALLGIEQTVRLEDFVTAGNLPIGVTLLDENNEPVLRLADGDRYAASLNSYPAEHAYFGYVDNYRDLILKKALPPSSLSIVYALPVKSVVERFKMLILNALLLNLLSAIVLFTLAWLFERKMFLPAEDNAFRLEEHEQFNRKIVASAPVGICILRISDGTNILSNELAHNYINLLTHEDRDRITRIICEQQANFVDVMTSNNNNLQISFVHSRYRNEEVAICVLVDVSARVKMEESLQEMAAAAEQASQSKSMFLATVSHELRTPLYGIIGNLDLLQTKALPQGVDRLVNAMNNSSGLLLKIISDILDFSKIESEQLKIEPREFSCLEVITHIAGNYLPLVVKKRLGLYCFIEQNVPERIFGDPVRLQQVLSNLVNNAIKFTDTGCIVLQVCTRGSYLEFSVRDTGVGIPEKEISRLFDPFFQVGTGVQRHFQGTGLGLAICEKLINLMDGDIAVESEPGLGSLFSIRIPLFNAQFPIPQASDTWQGRRLWLDIRNQRLESYLMAILGGYGADIQRYDGQETAAGEVMLSDHPLMLDTPLLAQIQFSTEHIGPSLETRPGYWMHSTSTPRETLSLLNRLFGVGSGAAEALVQLPVPAKASAADNGDIHLLVVDDHPINRRLLSDQLGSLGYQVVTANDGVDALGVLKQHHVDIVLTDVNMPNMDGYRLTQELRQMQFSAPVIGVTANALAEEKQRCLEAGMDNCLSKPVTLETLAQTLAYYSQRVRYSRSEA, from the coding sequence TTGAAATACTTAGCCTCTTTTCGAACTACGCTGAAGATATCCCGCTATCTGTTCCGGGTGCTGGCGATTTTGCTGTGGTCGTTGGGAGCGCTGCTCACCACCTTTTATATTCTGAATATCCTGCATCAGAAAGAGTCGGATATCCGGCAGGATTACAACCTTAACTTCGATCAGGCGCAGGGCTACATCCGCCATTCCGCCGACATCATCCGCGACATCAAGTATATGGCGGAGAACCGTCTCAACGGTTCGGTCAGCAGCCTGGACATGTTCAGCGGCGTGTTTCCCGGCAAGGGCAGCCCGCCGCAATTCTTTCCGCTGTATCCGGAGTCCAACTGCACGCTGAGCACCACCTACCGCAGTTCGCTCGATTCGCTGAGCGGCCTGATCCAGTATTGGAAAGAGAACTTCGTGGCGGCCTACGATCTCAACCGGGTGTTCTTCATCGGCGGCGACAGCCTGTGTATGGCGGAGTTCGGCGGCGGCAACGCGAGCGCCAATCGGGAAAACGTGCTGAAGTCGCTGCACGAGCGCATTCTGAAATACCGCAACGCCAAGAATCTGGACAAAGACAACAACCTGTATTGGATCAGCCCCAGCGCGCAGCGGCCGGACGTCGGCTATCTGTATGTGCTGACGCCGATTTATATCGGCAACAAGCTGGAGGCGCTGCTGGGCATCGAACAGACCGTTCGGCTGGAGGATTTCGTTACCGCCGGCAACCTGCCGATCGGCGTCACGCTGCTGGATGAGAACAACGAGCCGGTGCTGCGCCTGGCGGACGGCGATCGCTATGCCGCTTCGCTCAACAGCTATCCCGCAGAGCACGCCTACTTCGGCTATGTCGACAATTATCGCGATCTGATCCTGAAGAAAGCGCTGCCGCCTTCTTCGCTGAGCATCGTCTATGCGCTGCCGGTGAAAAGCGTAGTAGAACGCTTCAAAATGCTAATCCTCAACGCGCTGTTGCTGAACCTGCTGTCGGCCATCGTGCTGTTCACGCTGGCGTGGCTGTTTGAACGTAAAATGTTCCTGCCGGCGGAGGACAACGCCTTCCGCCTGGAAGAGCACGAGCAGTTCAACCGCAAGATCGTCGCTTCGGCGCCGGTGGGCATCTGTATCCTGCGCATCAGCGACGGCACCAATATCCTGAGTAACGAACTGGCGCACAACTACATCAACCTGTTGACCCACGAAGATCGCGATCGCATTACGCGCATCATTTGCGAACAGCAGGCGAATTTCGTCGATGTGATGACCAGCAACAACAACAACCTGCAGATCAGCTTTGTCCACTCGCGCTACCGTAACGAAGAGGTGGCGATTTGCGTGCTGGTGGACGTCAGCGCTCGCGTGAAGATGGAAGAGTCGTTGCAGGAGATGGCGGCGGCGGCGGAGCAGGCCAGCCAGTCCAAATCGATGTTCCTGGCCACCGTCAGCCATGAGCTGCGCACGCCGCTGTACGGCATTATCGGCAACCTCGATTTGCTGCAAACCAAGGCGCTGCCGCAAGGGGTCGATCGGCTGGTCAATGCGATGAACAACTCTTCCGGCCTGCTGCTGAAAATCATCAGCGATATTCTCGATTTCTCCAAAATCGAGTCCGAGCAGCTGAAGATAGAACCGCGCGAGTTCTCCTGCCTGGAGGTGATCACCCATATCGCCGGTAACTATTTGCCGCTGGTGGTGAAGAAACGTCTGGGGCTGTACTGCTTTATCGAACAGAACGTGCCGGAGCGCATTTTCGGCGATCCGGTGCGGCTGCAGCAGGTGCTCTCCAACCTGGTGAACAACGCCATCAAGTTCACCGATACCGGCTGTATCGTGCTGCAGGTCTGCACCCGCGGCAGCTATCTGGAATTCAGCGTACGCGATACCGGCGTCGGTATTCCGGAGAAGGAAATTTCGCGCCTGTTCGATCCGTTCTTCCAGGTGGGCACCGGCGTGCAGCGCCATTTCCAGGGAACCGGCCTGGGGTTGGCTATCTGTGAGAAACTGATCAACCTGATGGACGGCGATATCGCCGTCGAGTCCGAACCGGGTCTGGGCAGCTTGTTCAGCATCCGCATTCCGCTGTTCAACGCTCAGTTCCCCATCCCGCAGGCCAGCGATACCTGGCAGGGCCGTCGGCTGTGGCTGGATATTCGCAATCAGCGGCTGGAAAGTTACCTGATGGCGATTCTGGGGGGCTACGGCGCCGATATCCAGCGCTATGACGGCCAAGAGACCGCCGCCGGAGAGGTGATGCTTAGCGATCATCCGCTGATGCTGGACACGCCGCTGCTGGCTCAGATCCAATTCTCTACCGAACATATCGGCCCATCGCTGGAAACTCGGCCGGGTTATTGGATGCACAGTACCTCCACGCCGCGAGAAACGCTGAGCTTGCTCAACCGGTTGTTCGGCGTCGGCAGCGGCGCGGCAGAGGCGCTGGTGCAGCTGCCGGTGCCCGCCAAGGCCAGCGCGGCGGACAACGGCGATATTCATCTGCTGGTGGTTGACGATCATCCGATCAACCGTCGCCTGCTGTCCGATCAGCTGGGATCGCTGGGGTATCAGGTGGTGACCGCCAACGACGGCGTCGACGCGCTCGGCGTGCTGAAACAGCACCACGTCGATATTGTGCTGACCGACGTCAATATGCCGAACATGGACGGCTATCGCCTGACGCAGGAACTGCGACAGATGCAGTTCAGCGCGCCGGTGATCGGCGTGACGGCGAACGCGCTGGCGGAAGAGAAGCAGCGCTGCCTCGAGGCGGGTATGGATAACTGCCTGTCGAAACCGGTCACGCTGGAGACGCTGGCACAGACGCTGGCTTACTACAGCCAACGGGTACGCTACAGCCGCAGCGAGGCTTGA
- the yfaE gene encoding class I ribonucleotide reductase maintenance protein YfaE has translation MATPIVTLRAAGTQLSCPNSENCLLDVLELHDVQVEYQCRSGYCGACRLKLVKGEVAYRQQPLAFINAGEILPCCCMPLTDIELEM, from the coding sequence ATGGCGACGCCAATCGTAACGCTGCGCGCCGCCGGCACGCAGCTCTCCTGCCCCAACAGTGAAAACTGCCTGCTCGACGTGCTGGAACTGCACGACGTGCAGGTGGAGTACCAATGCCGCTCCGGCTATTGCGGCGCCTGCCGCCTGAAGCTGGTGAAAGGCGAAGTGGCCTACCGCCAACAGCCGCTGGCGTTTATCAACGCCGGCGAGATCCTGCCCTGCTGCTGTATGCCGCTGACGGACATCGAGCTGGAAATGTAA
- the nrdB gene encoding class Ia ribonucleoside-diphosphate reductase subunit beta, with product MAYTTFSQTKNDQLQEPMFFGQSVNVARFDQQKHEIFEKLIEKQLSFFWRPEEVDVSRDRIDYQALPEHEKHIFISNLKYQTLLDSIQGRSPNVALLPLISIPELETWVETWSFSETIHSRSYTHIIRNIVNDPALVFDDIVTNEEIKKRAKDISGYYDDLIEMTSYYHLLGEGTHQVNGKTVTVNLRALKKQLYLCLMSVNALEAIRFYVSFACSFAFAERELMEGNAKIIKLIARDEALHLTGTQHMLNLMRSGADDPEMAEIAEECQQQCYDLFVLAAQQEKEWAEYLFRDGSMIGLNKDILCQYVEYITNIRMQAVGLGLPFETRSNPIPWINAWLVSDNVQVAPQEVEVSSYLVGQIDSEINADDLSDFEL from the coding sequence ATGGCTTACACCACTTTTTCTCAGACCAAAAACGACCAGCTGCAAGAGCCGATGTTCTTCGGCCAGTCGGTAAACGTTGCGCGTTTCGACCAGCAAAAGCATGAAATCTTCGAAAAACTGATCGAAAAGCAGCTCTCCTTCTTCTGGCGCCCGGAAGAAGTTGACGTCTCCCGCGATCGCATCGATTACCAGGCGCTGCCGGAGCACGAGAAGCACATCTTCATCAGCAACCTGAAGTATCAGACGCTGCTGGACTCCATCCAGGGCCGCAGCCCGAACGTCGCGCTGCTGCCGCTGATCTCGATCCCTGAGCTGGAAACCTGGGTGGAAACCTGGTCGTTCTCCGAGACTATCCACTCCCGTTCCTACACTCACATCATCCGCAACATCGTCAACGATCCGGCGCTGGTGTTCGACGACATCGTCACCAACGAAGAGATCAAGAAGCGCGCGAAAGACATCTCCGGCTACTACGACGATCTGATCGAGATGACCAGCTACTATCACCTGCTGGGTGAAGGCACCCACCAGGTGAACGGTAAAACCGTCACCGTCAATCTGCGCGCGCTGAAGAAGCAGCTGTACCTGTGCCTGATGAGCGTGAACGCGCTGGAAGCGATCCGCTTCTACGTCAGCTTCGCCTGCTCCTTCGCGTTCGCCGAGCGCGAACTGATGGAAGGCAACGCCAAAATCATCAAGCTGATCGCCCGCGACGAAGCGCTGCACCTGACCGGCACCCAGCACATGCTGAACCTGATGCGTTCCGGCGCCGACGATCCGGAAATGGCAGAGATCGCCGAAGAATGCCAGCAGCAGTGCTACGATCTGTTCGTGCTGGCCGCCCAGCAGGAAAAAGAGTGGGCGGAATACCTGTTCCGCGACGGTTCGATGATCGGCCTGAACAAAGACATCCTGTGCCAATATGTGGAGTACATCACCAATATCCGCATGCAGGCGGTCGGCCTCGGTCTGCCGTTCGAAACCCGCTCCAACCCGATCCCGTGGATCAACGCCTGGTTGGTATCCGACAACGTACAGGTGGCGCCGCAGGAAGTGGAAGTGAGCTCCTACCTGGTTGGCCAGATCGACTCGGAGATCAACGCCGACGACCTGAGCGACTTCGAACTGTAA